Within Paeniglutamicibacter psychrophenolicus, the genomic segment ACCTCCGCGCCTGCCACGCTGCGCGGTTTCCGGGCGCGCTGGCACGACTGGGGAACCCGGGACATCGACGCGGCGCTGCGCTGGGCACGGACCGGCCACGAGGGACTCCCGCTGCTGCTCGTCGGCCACAGCTTCGGGGGATTCGGCGTGGGCCTGGCACCGGAATCCCGGCATCTCACCCGCATCCTGACCGTCGGGGCACAGCACGCCCATTGGCCCGACTACGCCAAGGGCCACCGCGCACGATTCCTCCTCCGATGGCACCTGTACATGCCGCTGGCCACGCTGGCGTGCGGATTCTTCCCGGGAAAGCGGCGGGGCTGGCTCGAGGACCTGCCCCGGGGCGTCGCCCTGGACTGGGCGCGCAGCCGCAAGGACTTCACGAGGAACGCACCAGCTGGCCAACGGGAACGGATGCGCGAAGCCCAGCGAGCGTTGCGCGCACCGATCCTTGCGGTGGCACCCACCGACGACCCCTATGCCACCGCGTCGGCCATGGCCCGCGCCCTGGCCTGCACCCCGCGGGCCCCGGCCGGCACGCACCACCTGGAACCGGGGGACTACGGGCGCGAGGGCATCGGGCACTTCGGGCTGTTTCACGACAGCCACGCGGACACGTTCTGGCGCCAGTCGCTGTCCTGGCTCGAGCACGGCATCGACCCCTGGGCGCCAAACGGAAACCTGCCCGGCAGCGGGTCGTGGTTCCCGGCAGACAACGACGCGGGTGCTGCCCCGGCACCACGGCGGGTGTGAGGGACTTCACCGGGACGTGCCGAAGATCGCCGCGCACACATACTAGAATGGATGCTGGGCCATAGCGCTCCACGGGGGGAATGATCCTGCTACCCCCTCAAACAACCGCTTCTGCAAAGGTGCTTTAGCGGTAACAACCGGCTTGAGGATCGCCAGCCGGCTGAATCGGAAGGATTTTCAGTGACCCAGCAGTCTGTCGAAGCCCTACAGGAATGGAGCGGGCGCGAAGAGCTCGCCGAGGCCATGATCCCGTTGATCGGGCGCCTGTACCGCAACAACAACGTGGTGACCTCCATCTATGGCCGCAAGCTGATCAACCAGTCGGTCATCAACATCCTCAAGGCACACCGCGTGGTTCGCCGTGTCGAGGGCGAAGAGCTCTCCATCGAGCAGACCATGCCGTTGCTGCAGGCCATTGACGCCCTGAACGTCGGCGCCGTCGCGGTCGACCTGGGCCGCCTGAACAAGAAGTTCGTGGAATCGGGTTCCGCAGACCTGAACGCCTTCCTCATCGAAGAGCTGGGCGAGAAGGTCGGCAAGGCCGGCGCCACCGACGCCGAGCCGACCGACGTGGTGCTCTACGGCTTCGGCCGCATCGGCCGCCTGCTGGCCCGCATCCTCATCGAACGCGGCGGCTACGGCCTGCGCCTGCGAGCCATCGTGGTCCGCAAGGGCTCGGACGACGACCTGGTCAAGCGCGCCTCGCTGCTGCGCCGCGACTCGGTCCACGGCCCGTTTGACGGTTCGATCACCGTGGACGAGGAAAACAACACCATCCTCGCCAACGGCACGCTGATCCAGGTCATCTACTCGAACGACCCGGCCACCGTCGACTACACCTCCTACGGCATCGACAACGCCATCGTCGTTGACAACACCGGCCGCTGGCGCGACGAGGAAGGCCTGGGCCAGCACCTGGCCGCCAAGGGCGTCTCCCGCGTGCTGCTCACCGCACCGGGCAAGGGCAACCTGAAGAACATCGTCCACGGCATCAACCACACCGACATCACCGCCGAGGACAAGATCGTCACCGCGGCATCCTGCACGACCAACGCCATCACCCCGGTGCTCAAGGCGCTGAACGACCGCTTCGGCGTCGTGCACGGCCACGTCGAGACGGTTCACTCGTTCACCAACGACCAGAACCTGATCGACAACTTCCACAAGGGCGAGCGCCGCGGACGTTCGGCAGTGCTGAACATGGTCATCACCGAGACCGGTGCCGCCAAGGCGGTTGCCAAGGCACTTCCGGAGCTCGAGGGCAAGCTGACCGGCAACGCCATCCGCGTCCCCACCCCGGATGTTTCCATGGCGATCCTGAACCTGAACCTGGAAATCGGGACCACCAAGGAAGAGCTGAACAGCTACCTGCGCGAGACCTCGCTGGGTGCCGAGCTGCACAAGCAGATCGACTACATCGATTCGCCCGAGGTTGTCTCCACCGACTTCGTCGGCTCGCGCCGTGCCGGCATCGTTGACGGCCTGGCCACCATCGTCTCGGACAAGAACGCCGTCGTCTACGTCTGGTACGACAACGAATTCGGCTACTCCTGCCAGGTGGTGCGCGTCATCGAAACCATGGCCGGCACCCACCCGGTCGCCGTGCCGGCGATCGCAGCGGTCCAGACCGCAAGCGTCTAGCAGCACGTCCGCAAGGCGGGCCGCACCCTTCTTCGAAATCGAAGGCGGGTGCGGCCCGCCTTCGGCGTTAACGCCCGTATCCGGGCATTCGCGTGGGTTGCGGGCCGGGTTGGGGCCATGCGGGCACCCCGGATTCACCAATACCGTCGACTCAGGATCCCGTGCCGGGAGACCCATGTGCTCCCGATGTGCCGGCCCGTGGGCCGTGTCGGGTTTTGCCCTGGCGCTGCTCGCCGGGATCCTGGGTCTGGGCAGTGGCGGCTGCACGGATGCGGCCGGGTCGAGCGGCTGCCTCCTGGCCGGCGAGCCGGGCACCTTGGGCGACGGATACGCCACCTCGTCCCAGGCGTTGAAGCGGGGCCCGGCCCCTGGCCCGAGGGGCGGGACAACGGGGGTCCTCACCCGGTCGTTCTTCGAGCCCCCATACCGAACGGGCGGGATTCAGCCAACGGGCACGGGCCAGGGCGCAAGACCCTTGCCGGCCTGCCATGAACCGCCACCCTCGATGCGCTCAAGCACCACCCGCTGCAGGGACGAATCCCTCGGCAGCCTTGAGATCTGTGCGTCCGCGGGCACCCGGAAGGTGAAGTACAGCGCGTCACCCGGCTCGTCGCGCAGCTCTACGTTCGTGAAGCGTGCCGAAAAAGCGGCCATGTTCGAGTCCGGAAGCGCGTGCGCCAGATACGGATCTAGCAGCCAGGAATCGCAGTAGGCGTGGTCGATGCGGTGTGCGGGGAAGTGCTCCGCAAAGAAGGTGGCGGCAAGCCGCAGCGAGGCATCGACCGAGCCGGCATCCAGCGCTCCGTCGCCGGGGATGTGGAGGCCCACCGCCCAGGGACCGTTTTCCGGGTCGCGGTGGAGGTGGAATTGGAGGCGGCCCAGCCGGTACAACGATCCGGAAAGGTGCAGGGTGGTCCACCAAGCGGTGTCGAGCCCGAAGCCCCCGTGCGTGCGGCGGTGCCAGTGCAGTTGCGAACCGATATCCGCAAGGGTCGCCTCGATCACCGCTGCGGGAATCCGCATCCCTTCCATGCGGGCGGCTGCCACCGGGGCGAAGCGCAACAGCGTCTCGATCCAGGCCCGGGAATCAACGCCAGGCAGCGTCCGCAGCCCCTCGGCCGGGAACGAGCCCCAGCGCGCATCCAGGGCGGCCAGTGCGCTGCGCACCGGTTCCCCTGCCTCGGTGCGCAGCATTGCCGTGCATACGGCAACGTCGGGTTCCGGAACGGCGCACAATTCGAGGATTGCCGCGGCGATTCGCGGGTGAAGCTGCTCAAACATGGTGACCTGCTTGCTGGCGGGGAGCGCCGGTGGATGCATCGATGGGGGCGTGTGCCGCGAGGTATGCCGGCGGCGGGGCCGGCGGCCGGGCTAGTGGCCGAACGGGTCCTCGTCGGTGCCGGGCATCCAGGTCAACCCGGGAACTCCCCATTCGAGGGACTTCTTGGCCTTCTTCCAGCGCTTGGCCCACTTCTCGGGCAGCTTGTCGACGTAGAGGTAGCCGTCGAGGTGGTCGTACTCGTGCTGCATGATGCGGGCGAACCAGCCGGTGGCATCGAAGGCCACCGGGTTGCCGTCGCCGTCGAAGCCCTCGATGCGGGCGAACTCGGCGCGCTTGAGCGGGAAATTCAGGGCCGGGGCCGACAGGCAGCCCTCGATGTCCTCTTCCGGGTCCGGGGCGGCACCGGAGATCTTCGAGAGAGTCAGCACCGGGTTCACGACCACGCCACGGGTGGGGGCCGCATCCTCGTGCGCGTACTCGTAGGTGAAGATGCGCAATCCCACGCCGATCTGCGGGGCGGCCAGGCCGACGCCGTTGGCCGCATCCATGGTGTCGTACATGTCGGTGATCAGTGCACGAAGTTCGTCGTTGAATTCGGTGACTTCCTTCGCGCGCGTGTGCAGCACGGGTTCGCCGTAGATGGTGACCGGACGAATGCTCAAGACTTCTCCTAAGTGCTTTTTTGTAAAACGGTGTGCAGATGGGGGAACGGGAGCCCCGGGAGCGGCCAGGTGCGTGGCCGACCACTCCGGCAGCGGTGTCCGGCGCTGAAGCACAGTGCCGGACACCGGGCTGCGAGTGCCTGCCCCGCCTGCCGGAAAAACCGGAAACGCGGTGGGATGGCAAAAGCCGCTCCGGATTGATCCGGAGCGGCTTCATTGGGGTGAGTAACGGGGATTGAACCCGCGACCTTCTGGACCACAACCAGACGCTCTGCCGACTGAGCTATACCCACCAAGTTCGCCCTGAGGCTAGTTGTCCTTGGCTCGGATTGTCTTCCGAACTGCTGGGCAACGAGAACTATCTTACACACACTTCGAGGTGGAGTGCCAACTCGAAAAGGGCCTCAGGGGCTGTGTTGTGCGACACAGTGCCTAATCAGCAGGCCTTTGGGCGATGATTCTGGCCGCGGCGGCCTTTGCCGACGCGGAATCCGGGCCCGGGGCGGGGACCATGACGGTGGCCCGGTAGTACTTCAGTTCCTCGATGGAATCGCGGATGTCGCCCAGGGCGCGGTGGTTGCCGGTCTTGGCCGGGGCGGCGAAGAAGGCCCGGGGGTACCAGCGGCGGGCCAGTTCCTTGATGGTGGAGACATCCAGGATCCGGTAGTGCAGGTGGTCGGTGACCTCGGGCATGTCCCGGGAAAGGAAGTTCTTGTCGGTGCCCACGGAGTTTCCGGCCAGCAGCGCCTTGTTGGGCTCCGGGGCGTGGGAGCGGATGTAGTCCATGACGATCTTCTGCGCGTCGGCCATGTCCAGGCCGGCATCAAGCTCGGTGAGCAGCCCGCTGGTGGTGTGCATGTTGCGCACGAAGTCGCCCATCTGCTCCATGGCGGCAGCGGGGGGCTTGATCACCACGTCGACCCCGTCACCCAGGATGTTGAGCTCGGCGTCCGTCACCAGGACCGCGACTTCGATCAACGCGTCGGTTTCCAGGCTCAGGCCCGTCATCTCGCAGTCGATCCACACAATTTTTTCAGCTGAAATAGGCACGGACCCCAATTTACCCGATGACACCCCGGAGGGGGCCGGTCAGGGCCGGGAAGAGCCGCGCGTTGCCGAGAGCAGCCACAGCATCACGAAGACCGCCAGCCCGGTTCCGGCCAGCGCGATCGAGGCAACCAGGCTCATGCCCAATTGCGGGGAAGCGATGCCCAGCAGCAGGGAGAGGAAGATGCCCCAGCCCAGCAGCGAATGGTTGCGCACCGGATTCCGTACGCTTTTTGCACGCCTGCCCACGGGTGTTGCCTCGTTTCCGCTTGTGATCGATGTAGCTGCCCCAAGCCTATGCAGGAAGCGCGGGCACCGGCTCGTTAGCCACGCCATCATCCGGACCGCGTCGGGAGGCGCACGGGGGCGGGGGGAGCGGACGGGGGAGTGCAGCCGGTGATCGATGCAGCGGCGCGGGGGTCCAACAGGGGGTGTGCGGGGAGAGAATGGTGGTGTGAGCTCGCGCGCACCCGGGGCTTGCCTCCCGGGCAAACCCGGCTTGCGATGCTAGGATCGGACTTGATTTTTGCGCGGACTGCCGCGCCGTTGCGCGCCACGGAAGCGCGCATCCATCCGGTTCGGCACGCCATTGGACACGCCGGCCGGAACCTACAGCCAAGATACGACGAACCAGGAGCGGGGCGCAGATGAACCACGTGCGATCCAGCGCCGAGACGAAGCCCCGTGCGGGCCGCGGGCCGCACCTGTCCCCGTTGATCCAGGGCACCATCGGATCGGTCATGATCCTGCTGGGTTCCTATGCCATTGGCTGGCTGGCCAGCGCCTCCCCGCTGAA encodes:
- a CDS encoding glyceraldehyde-3-phosphate dehydrogenase; protein product: MTQQSVEALQEWSGREELAEAMIPLIGRLYRNNNVVTSIYGRKLINQSVINILKAHRVVRRVEGEELSIEQTMPLLQAIDALNVGAVAVDLGRLNKKFVESGSADLNAFLIEELGEKVGKAGATDAEPTDVVLYGFGRIGRLLARILIERGGYGLRLRAIVVRKGSDDDLVKRASLLRRDSVHGPFDGSITVDEENNTILANGTLIQVIYSNDPATVDYTSYGIDNAIVVDNTGRWRDEEGLGQHLAAKGVSRVLLTAPGKGNLKNIVHGINHTDITAEDKIVTAASCTTNAITPVLKALNDRFGVVHGHVETVHSFTNDQNLIDNFHKGERRGRSAVLNMVITETGAAKAVAKALPELEGKLTGNAIRVPTPDVSMAILNLNLEIGTTKEELNSYLRETSLGAELHKQIDYIDSPEVVSTDFVGSRRAGIVDGLATIVSDKNAVVYVWYDNEFGYSCQVVRVIETMAGTHPVAVPAIAAVQTASV
- the orn gene encoding oligoribonuclease gives rise to the protein MPISAEKIVWIDCEMTGLSLETDALIEVAVLVTDAELNILGDGVDVVIKPPAAAMEQMGDFVRNMHTTSGLLTELDAGLDMADAQKIVMDYIRSHAPEPNKALLAGNSVGTDKNFLSRDMPEVTDHLHYRILDVSTIKELARRWYPRAFFAAPAKTGNHRALGDIRDSIEELKYYRATVMVPAPGPDSASAKAAAARIIAQRPAD
- a CDS encoding acyltransferase domain-containing protein produces the protein MFEQLHPRIAAAILELCAVPEPDVAVCTAMLRTEAGEPVRSALAALDARWGSFPAEGLRTLPGVDSRAWIETLLRFAPVAAARMEGMRIPAAVIEATLADIGSQLHWHRRTHGGFGLDTAWWTTLHLSGSLYRLGRLQFHLHRDPENGPWAVGLHIPGDGALDAGSVDASLRLAATFFAEHFPAHRIDHAYCDSWLLDPYLAHALPDSNMAAFSARFTNVELRDEPGDALYFTFRVPADAQISRLPRDSSLQRVVLERIEGGGSWQAGKGLAPWPVPVG
- the def gene encoding peptide deformylase, with the translated sequence MSIRPVTIYGEPVLHTRAKEVTEFNDELRALITDMYDTMDAANGVGLAAPQIGVGLRIFTYEYAHEDAAPTRGVVVNPVLTLSKISGAAPDPEEDIEGCLSAPALNFPLKRAEFARIEGFDGDGNPVAFDATGWFARIMQHEYDHLDGYLYVDKLPEKWAKRWKKAKKSLEWGVPGLTWMPGTDEDPFGH
- a CDS encoding alpha/beta hydrolase family protein, whose amino-acid sequence is MDPALEPAREHRSAEGPTPIDFACDDGQVLHGHVFEPTTPPADPAGGGPKGIVVIAAATGVLSRYYRRYAAFLAANGFIAVTFDYRGIGTSAPATLRGFRARWHDWGTRDIDAALRWARTGHEGLPLLLVGHSFGGFGVGLAPESRHLTRILTVGAQHAHWPDYAKGHRARFLLRWHLYMPLATLACGFFPGKRRGWLEDLPRGVALDWARSRKDFTRNAPAGQRERMREAQRALRAPILAVAPTDDPYATASAMARALACTPRAPAGTHHLEPGDYGREGIGHFGLFHDSHADTFWRQSLSWLEHGIDPWAPNGNLPGSGSWFPADNDAGAAPAPRRV